A genomic stretch from Neodiprion fabricii isolate iyNeoFabr1 chromosome 3, iyNeoFabr1.1, whole genome shotgun sequence includes:
- the LOC124177238 gene encoding uncharacterized protein LOC124177238, protein MSGSKCVKPPRKTYAKEPHEMSHAEKLRLIDDDLNSFYKYCQQAGFTEEEMDIICQPLVAAMRRSWLQLAFRAALVLIVVGTIACLAAQLDFVGTHFSAIGRLLLIKILPIWNWQPLYYENCMINNPFYNDYTITEEDCVTCEALETIDRLSDVRYRQLVDNYLSRDAPAIITDAMNSWPVMNTDYFWFDNITHLYLENERLMETVPCALTSNLRTGSSDLAAFLRRVHSPEVAKWFVHWQNCDINAVKVLRKYYQRPYFLSSTVSPAHFNWVLMSSDYNSPSYKKVELDSGLIALAQLRGATQLRLTPINPCNSSCPELVADLHQGEMLVFTNIMWTLEYAPMRGLDNIAILTETVWEDDI, encoded by the exons ATGTCTGGTAGCAAGTGTGTTAAACCACCGAGGAAGACTTATGCCAAGGAACCACACGAAATGAGCCACGCAGAAAAGCTTAGGCTTATCGATGATGACCTGAACTCATTTTATAA ATATTGCCAACAAGCTGGCTTTACCGAAGAAGAGATGGATATAATTTGCCAGCCATTAGTGGCAGCTATGCGTCGGTCCTGGTTACAGCTGGCATTTCGAGCTGCATTGGTTCTCATTGTAGTTGGAACTATAGCGTGTCTTGCAGCTCAACTGGATTTTGTTGGAACTCACTTTTCGGCCATAGGTCGCCTACTGCTCATAAAAATCCTGCCAATTTGGAATTGGCAGCCACTGTATTATGAGAATTGTATGATCAACAATCCTTTTTACAACGACTATACCATCACTGAAGAAGATTGTGTG ACTTGCGAGGCTTTAGAGACTATCGATCGCTTATCTGACGTCCGATATCGTCAATTGgttgataattatttaagtCGAGATGCTCCTGCTATTATAACAGATGCTATGAATTCTTGGCCAGTTATGAACACTGATTATTTCTGGTTCGATAACATTACTCAT CtttatttggaaaatgaaCGTCTAATGGAAACAGTCCCCTGCGCATTGACCTCAAATCTTCGAACAGGTTCATCTGACCTAGCAGCTTTTTTGCGCAGAGTCCATTCTCCAGAAGTGGCCAAATGGTTTGTCCATTGGCAAAATTGCGACATTAATGCAGTTAAAGTCCTTCGAAAGTATTATCAGCGACCATATTTTCTATCAAGTACAGTATCTCCCGCACACTTTAACTGGGTCCTCATGTCCTCGGACTATAATAGTCCTAGCTACAAAAAGGTCGAGTTGGATTCTGGTCTGATAGCCCTAGCTCAATTGAGAGGGGCTACGCAGCTTAGATTAACCCCAATCAATCCATGCAACAGTTCATGCCCAGAATTAGTTGCTGATCTTCACCAGGGTGAGATGT tgGTGTTTACCAATATTATGTGGACGTTAGAATATGCTCCAATGCGAGGGCTGGACAACATTGCAATTCTCACGGAAACTGTGTGGGAAGATGATATCTAG
- the LOC124177231 gene encoding probable ATP-dependent RNA helicase DDX55 homolog has product MKSQKWEDLEVPLSKPILETLKVQNFQTMTPVQTACIPLLLKGKDVAAEAVTGSGKTLAFLIPMLEMLQRREDGWKKLEIGSIIVSPTRELATQINEVLANFLIRIPTLKQVLLVGGTTVDEDVIKLKNGANIIVATPGRLEDILSNCKDINLASSVKALELLVLDEADRLLDLGFTATINTILSYLPRLRRTGLFSATQTKELQQLIRAGLRNPVVVSVKEKASTSTPSMLINSCVIVTAENKLATMYNFIKKKGTDLKYMIFFSTCACVDYFSHVLKMLFQSSNIFALHGKMKDKRYKIFEQFRSSDNGLLLCTDVMARGVDIPEVDWVLQYDPPSNASSFVHRCGRTARIGNEGNALLFLLESEDAYIDFIRRNQKVDLNKIELEQPTSVVKCLKVMRSIQQSDRLIFDKANRAFVSYIQAYQKHECSLILRLKDLNLGKVAMGFGLLKMPRMPELKKQDTSLFQDPAVDVNSIAYKDKQRESKRLEKLKVFRQTGIWPTKNKRPAKQTEPWSETKKKKLDTKDKRNKRKEKKALTGPVKKKRKKVCQEDIEELAKDIALMKKLKKKKISQEQFDSAFGVN; this is encoded by the exons ATGAAGTCTCAAAAATGGGAAGACTTGGAAGTCCCACTAAGCAAACCTATTCTGGAAACTCTAAAAGTACAAAACTTTCAAACGATGACACCTGTCCAG ACTGCTTGCATACCGTTGCTACTAAAAGGAAAGGATGTTGCTGCAGAGGCTGTAACGGGCAGTGGCAAAACACTGGCATTCTTAATTCCAATGCTAGAAATGTTACAG AGACGTGAGGACGGTTGGAAAAAGTTGGAAATTGGTAGCATTATTGTATCACCAACACGGGAATTAGCTACACAGATAAACGAAGTCCTTGCCAACTTTCTGATCCGCATTCCAACTTTAAAACAAGTGTTGCTAGTCGGTGGGACAACTGTTGATGAAGATGTAATAAAGCTCAAGAATGGTGCTAATATTATTGTAGCCACCCCTGGAAGATTGGAAGATATTCTGTCGAATTGCAAAGATATCAATTTAGCCTCAAGCGTGAAAGCTTTG gAATTACTGGTACTAGATGAAGCTGATAGACTTCTAGATTTAGGATTTACAGCGACgataaatacaattttgaGCTATTTACCTAGATTACGGAGAACTGGATTGTTCTCAGCGACTCAAACAAAAGAATTACAGCAATTGATAAGAGCTGGCTTACGTAATCCAGTTGTAGTGTCAGTCAAAGAAAAAGCTAGTACTTCTACCCCTTCGATGTTGATTAACAGTTGCGTGATTGTCACCGCAGAAAATAAACTTGCTACCATGTACAACTTTATCAAAAAGAAAGGAACTGATCTGAAGtacatgatatttttttcgacatgCGCCTGTGTCGATTATTTTAGTCATGTTCTTAAAAT gCTCTTTCAATCTTCAAATATATTTGCACTTCATGGGAAAATGAAAGATAaacgatataaaattttcgaacagTTTCGAAGCTCCGATAATGGTTTATTATTATGCACCGATGTTATGGCACGTGGAGTTGATATACCAGAAGTTGATTGGGTTTTACAATATGATCCGCCATCGAATGCCAGTAGCTTTGTACACAG ATGCGGCCGCACAGCCAGAATCGGTAACGAGGGAAATGCTCTATTATTTCTGTTGGAGTCCGAAGATGCTTACATAGATTTCATCAGGAGGAATCAGAAAGtagatttaaataaaatcgaattaGAACAACCTACAAGTGTGGTGAAGTGTTTAAAAGTCATGAGAAGTATACAGCAAAGTGATAGACTTATATTTGATAAAGCTAACAGGGCATTTGTATCATATATACAAGCTTACCAAAAACATGAATGCAGTCTTATACTCAGGTTAAAGGATCTCAACTTAGGAAAAGTTGCTATGGGTTTTGGGTTATTGAAAATGCCCCGAATGCCAGAACTTAAAAAACAGGACACGTCATTGTTTCAAGATCCTGCAGTTGACGTAAATTCAATTGCTTACAAAGACAAGCAGCGCGAATCTAAAAGATTGGAGAAATTAAAAGTCTTCCGACAAACAGGTATTTGGCCAACAAAGAATAAGCGTCCTGCCAAGCAAACTGAACCCTGGTCCGAAactaagaagaaaaaattagatacaaagGATAAACGTAATAagcgtaaagaaaaaaaagctctTACTGGACCAGTCAagaaaaaacgcaaaaaagtATGCCAAGAAGATATAGAAGAATTGGCAAAAGATATAGCATtgatgaagaaattaaaaaagaaaaag atCTCACAAGAACAATTTGATTCAGCTTTCGGagtcaattga
- the LOC124177235 gene encoding HIRA-interacting protein 3-like, with the protein MMDSDKSDNGESQTTGKRMREDNSGDEKCDLPSKRPRSESVEPSELVDSKKDAIAQVTNGDTSPSKEHTDTNKVDDEHKNGETEETDDHTKPIVEDEVPVKSPEPVEAIDKNNEDMMKEEDIKIDKKTENEPVKEKSIDSEVVDGLELSVECASDKEASSSENDEEKASKPRPKTIIVTAEPNDSELEVGTSEAEKSDSNQKVTENDVKTKKRTGKRKSFTKVTSSRSEDSLDSNSDDEDYSPQNKKKLKKAATLKKVTPRKTKPKKNRKSVEKSVTETDSDSEKSKSEDEDMNLADRAKKRSAKNVNKISQKDESNSESSNEADDMNDSDDKNKKNGKRKSKDQDPNSDKKIKGLKKYIITAGIRVKYQDLWSGCTSNRQRIIRMQKLLQDNGIQGRPTLEKCKKLKIKNAAKKEVAELDKSNIISEGRVTRSRRSEGNKEGTPTPTKHREVRKILKRIQPVCDSDTE; encoded by the exons ATGATGGATTCTGACAAAAGTGATAACGGCGAAAGTCAGACAACtgggaaaagaatgcgtgAAGATAATTCTggggatgaaaaatgtgaCCTTCCAAGTAAACGACCACGTAGTGAGTCAGTTGAACCTTCAGAGCTTGTTGACAGTAAAAAAGATGCAATTGCTCAGGTAACAAATGGTGATACGTCACCTTCAAAAGAACATACAGATACCAACAAGGTAGATGACGAACATAAGAATGGTGAAACTGAAGAAACCGATGATCACACCAAACCAATCGTAGAAGATGAAGTTCCCGTAAAGTCGCCAgag CCAGTTGAGGCAATTGACAAAAATAACGAAGATATgatgaaagaagaagatatcaaaatcgataaaaaaacagaaaatgaaCCGGTGAAGGAGAAAAGTATCGATTCAGAAGTGGTAGATGGGCTGGAACTTTCAGTTGAATGTGCAAGTGACAAAGAAGCCTCCAGTTCCGAaaacgatgaagaaaaagcTTCTAAACCAAGACCAAAAACAATAATTGTCACAGCAGAACCAAATGATTCCGAGCTAGAAGTTGGCACATCTGAAGCAGAAAAGTCAGACAGCAATCAGAAAGTTACGGAGAACgacgtgaaaactaaaaaacgtacaggaaagagaaaatcatTTACGAAAGTTACCAGTTCACGATCGGAAGATAGTCTGGATAGCAATTCAGATGACGAAGATTACAGTccacagaataaaaaaaaattgaagaaggcTGCGACTCTTAAAAAGGTAACGCCTCGAAAAACGAAGCCtaagaaaaaccgaaaaagtGTTGAGAAATCTGTCACAGAGACTGATTctgattctgaaaaatctaaaTCGGAAGATGAAGACATGAATCTAGCAGATAGAGCAAAGAAAAGGTCTGCAAAGAATGTAAACAAGATATCTCAGAAAGATGAAAGTAATTCAGAAAGCTCAAATGAAGCTGATGATATGAATGACAGTGAtgataagaataagaaaaatggaaaacggAAGAGTAAAGATCAG GATCCTAACAGCGACAAGAAGATAAAAGGGctgaagaaatatataataacagCTGGTATACGTGTTAAATATCAAGATCTGTGGTCGGGTTGCACATCTAACAGGCAACGGATAATACGTATGCAGAAACTATTACAAGACAACGGAATACAAGGAAGGCCAACTTTGGAGAAGtgtaaaaagttgaaaattaaaaatgcggCGAAAAAGGAAGTTGCTGAACTAGACAAAAGCAATATTATAAGCGAAG GGCGTGTTACTCGATCTAGAAGATCTGAGGGCAATAAAGAGGGCACTCCCACGCCTACTAAACACCGTGAAGTTCGCAAGATTTTAAAGCGCATCCAGCCTGTCTGTGACAGTGATACCgaatag
- the LOC124177228 gene encoding uncharacterized protein LOC124177228 codes for MTEAEDNRPEWMIELENRKRKPRLAHEAGAGSPCLSCKEACPGLDLHFWRKICKNCKCGRDEHDVVDDDFPQFDLLLGPSGKPRRKATFLPVAIKKQPDKENAFEWIPPDVTTEIAVDYMKALPENKLPIQGSVGAALRKQQLQKQLPLHDMDHKACDKLSEDEKQQFEKYLENLKKYVGQGRVSKVMGARPFNKSLMTPANAADMQPMSPQRKPQVYVSTNDSSNLRTPSSFISKVQGLPNLQGSQKQQAWLAANVKAIQAQISENAVSTAIHLGQYHPALDNISNTGQIVNSEVVNSNRHPAQQFANMSHITDNQQNKVLTLKNAENVQYIPNFGKVHFQTEYSQIGEQFVPSTSPKKILPHDNSNIKNNARLDKSLHVPNQQIVNSSNLATAWNASHSSPIQSGQYHNTSIPISHTLEASVKSDSPEIVKQALSGHNRHFRDHANSLHVGSASELETGASHSEKLWDHNRVPQSVTYSDDICSVNAQLAEQMLSDALLPPSAVHANEIIGSTLDRNKLKYIQEQLSAKYSKDDSPSQHILKSQRIDELHPHFGQDIAKHKNPQMQDPLLDKEAQRIAIIAAMRNPSGFLADNQILEKTGPQYANALEQVGQNKYTSSTASMNEVSGVSMRMPNANLILNTDSTVPKESWHGSNLVPSDSIVPLDIEHGMPVDNQFVHQPMSHQYPGAGLSSSKNLLSAIPDQQQYSLKANHQLPPDSAKLDQYLWPLHGSSAYQGTLGFDNDKSLGNPSSLSNTERLQAELSHQPIDSHVIHSESLGNPVFPEGIIDSPALRQNPASVDQLRGALEELSIGSIQLQKCTQCEEEIHSGDIVVTAERAKDAVWHPGCFICSTCNELLVDLVYFYHKGKLYCGRDLATLLNIPRCFACDELIFVREYTVAEGHNYHVKHFCCWDCDMPLAGQQYISENDRPLCLPCYQKTYAKTCKTCNKVIAADQQGVAVKNLDFHANDTCFSCFTCKKSLLSGRMAIKEDRPFCSKECITEFMNNKA; via the exons atgactGAAGCGGAGGATAATCGTCCAGAATGGATGATCGAGTTGGAAAACAGAAAGAGAAAG CCTCGTTTGGCTCACGAAGCTGGTGCAGGTTCACCATGCTTGAGCTGCAAAGAAGCTTGTCCAGGTTTGGACTTACACTTTTGGCGcaaaatctgcaaaaattgtaaatgtgGTCGCGATGAACATGACGTGGTTGATGATGATTTCCCACAATTTGATTTATTACTCGGCCCCTCTGGGAAACCAAGGAGAAAAGCTACtt TCCTGCCCGTTGCCATTAAAAAACAACCAGACAAAGAGAATGCATTTGAATGGATACCACCAGATGTTACCACAGAAATAGCTGTAGATTACATGAAAGCGCTGCCAGAAAACAAATTGCCAATTCAAGGATCCGTTGGAGCGGCCTTAAGAAAACAACAACTTCAGAAACAATTACCACTTCATGATATGGACCATAAAGCTTGCGATAAATTGAGTGAAGATGAGAAACAACAGTTTGAAAAGTACTtggagaatttgaaaaaatatgttggCCAGGGCAGAGTATCTAAG GTCATGGGAGCAAGACCATTCAATAAATCTCTGATGACACCAGCAAATGCAGCTGATATGCAACCAATGAGCCCACAGCGCAAACCTCAAGTTTATGTATCGACAAATGACTCCAGCAACCTTCGTACGCCTAGTAGCTTCATTTCAAAAGTTCAAGGCTTACCTAATTTGCAAGGCTCACAAAAGCAACAAGCTTGGCTAGCAGCAAATGTAAAAGCTATACAAGCCCAGATTTCTGAAAATGCTGTCAGTACTGCCATTCATTTAGGTCAATATCACCCTGCATTGGATAACATCTCTAATACTGGGCAAATTGTTAATTCAGAAGTGGTAAATAGTAACAGACATCCAGCTCAGCAATTTGCGAACATGTCTCATATTACAGATAACCAACAAAACAAAGTTTTAACTTTAAAAAATGCAGAAAACGTTCAGTATATACCTAATTTTGGTAAAgttcattttcaaactgaaTATTCACAGATTGGAGAACAGTTTGTCCCTAGCACTtctccaaaaaaaattttacctcatGATAACTCAAATATTAAGAATAATGCTAGATTGGACAAAAGTCTTCATGTACCAAACCAGCAAATTGTGAATTCTTCAAATCTTGCAACCGCATGGAATGCCAGCCATAGTTCTCCAATTCAATCAGGGCAATACCATAACACCAGCATTCCCATATCACATACTTTGGAGGCGAGCGTGAAAAGTGACAGTCCAGAAATAGTAAAGCAAGCTCTTTCTGGCCATAACAGACATTTTAGAGATCATGCAAATTCATTGCACGTGGGAAGCGCAAGCGAACTAGAAACTGGTGCATCACATAGCGAGAAACTTTGGGATCATAATCGAGTACCACAAAGTGTTACATATTCAGATGATATTTGCTCAGTAAATGCACAATTAGCTGAACAGATGTTATCTGATGCATTACTACCTCCAAGCGCAGTACATGCCAATGAAATTATTGGTAGTACCCTGgatagaaataaattgaagtaTATTCAAGAACAACTCAGTGCAAAATATAGTAAGGACGATTCACCTTCTCAACATATTTTAAAATCTCAGCGCATCGATGAACTTCATCCACATTTTGGACAGGACATTGCTAAACATAAAAATCCACAGATGCAAGATCCATTATTAGATAAAGAGGCACAGAGAATTGCCATAATAGCTGCGATGCGGAATCCATCAGGGTTTTTGGCGGATAAtcaaatattggaaaaaactGGACCACAATATGCAAATGCTTTGGAACAAGTTGGCCAAAATAAATACACCAGTTCAACTGCATCAATGAATGAGGTTTCTGGTGTGTCTATGAGAATGCCAAATGCTAATCTAATACTGAATACTGATTCAACAGTTCCAAAAGAAAGTTGGCACGGAAGTAATTTGGTGCCTTCAGATTCTATAGTACCATTAGATATTGAACATGGTATGCCAGTGGACAATCAGTTTGTACACCAACCAATGTCACATCAGTACCCAGGTGCTGGTCTATCTTCATCTAAGAATTTATTGTCAGCTATTCCAGACCAACAGCAATATTCATTGAAAGCTAATCATCAACTTCCACCGGACTCAGCTAAGCTAGATCAATACTTGTGGCCCTTGCATGGTAGTAGCGCATATCAAGGAACGTTAGGCTTTGACAATGACAAGAGCTTAGGTAATCCATCTTCATTGTCAAATACGGAACGGCTCCAAGCTGAATTGAGCCATCAGCCAATCGATTCACACGTAATTCATTCAGAGTCTTTAGGAAACCCAGTATTCCCAGAAGGTATTATTGATTCCCCAGCTTTGAGACAGAACCCTGCTAGTGTTGATCAATTGAGGGGCGCCCTAGAAGAACTTTCAATTGGATCGATTCAGTTGCAAAAATGCACGCAATgtgaagaagaaattcattcGGGTGATATTGTTGTTACTGCTGAAAGGGCTAAAGACGCTGTCTGGCATCCTGGTTGTTTTATCTGCTCTACGTGCAATGAACTTCTTGTGGATCTAGTCTACTTTTATCATAAAGGGAAACTGTATTGTGGAAGAGATCTTGCTACACTATTGAACATTCCAAGATGCTTTGCTTGTGACGAG TTAATATTTGTGCGCGAGTACACTGTCGCGGAGGGACATAACTACCATGTGAAGCATTTCTGTTGCTGGGATTGCGACATGCCATTGGCTGGGCAGCAGTATATATCTGAGAACGATCGACCGCTTTGTCTACCTTGTTATCAGAAAACTTATGCCAAAACATGTAAAACTTGTAACAAAGTGATTGCCGCTGATCAACAAGGAGTGGCAGTGAAGAATTTAGATTTTCATGCAAATGATACATGTTTCTCTTGTTTCACTTGTAAGAAAAGTTTGCTCAGTGGTCGAATGGCTATCAAAGAAGACAGACCTTTCTGTAGTAAGGAGTGCATCACTGAGTTCATGAATAATAAggcttga